Genomic segment of Oleidesulfovibrio alaskensis DSM 16109:
CTGACAGAATTTTTGCCAGTATCTTCAACGGGGCACCTGATCATTACGGGCTACCTGCTCGAATATACCGGCCCCAAGGCGGAATCGTTTCAGGTCGCCATACAGCTTGGAGCCATTCTGGCCGTCGTGTTTCTTTATAAGGAACGCTTTGCCGCCCTGTTTCGCTTCGGTACCGGTCACGGGCGGTTTTCCGGATTGCGGGGGTGGTACCTGCTTGCTCTTACCTCTGCCCCGGCCAGCGTGCTGGGCCTTTTGACACACAGCTTTATCAAGGAGCATCTTTTCGGGCCGGTCACTGTGGCATGGGCGCTGGCTGCAGGGGCGCTGTACATTCTGGCTGTTGAGCACAAAGGTGAAGGAACCCGTTACGAAACGCTGGATGATGTTTCTCCCGCGCTGGCTCTGGGAATAGGCATGTTCCAGTGCCTTGCTTTGTGGCCGGGGTTCTCACGGTCGGCGGCAACCATCATGGGGGCTCTGCTGCTGGGCAGCCGGCGCCGGCTTGCTGCGGAGTATTCGTTTGTCGCCGCTGTACCCATCATGTTTGCCGCCACAGGGTACGATATGTACAAATCTTATTCTCTCTTCTCTCCTGCGGACGTTCCTTTCTGGGCTGTGGGGATGCTGGTGTCTTTTGCTTCGGCATGGGCGGCGGTCAAAGGCTTTATCCATCTTGTGGGGCGGGTCACATTCCGTCCTTTTGCCTGGTACCGGCTTGCGCTTGCCCCCGTCGTGCTTCTTTTTTGGAGCTGACGTCGAAAAACTGCTTGCAAAGCTTGGTGTTCTTGTATAAACACTGCCTCCGTCGCAGCAATACATACGTGGCGAGGTAGCTCAGTTGGTTAGAGCATGCGGCTCATATCCGCAGTGTCGGGGGTTCAATTCCCTCCCTCGCTACCACGTATCACCCGGTAGAGTCCGTAATACAGCGGGTTAGCGGCGATCAGGCTTTAAAGGGCGAATTTGTCTGCAACAGGCATTGACATTCGACATAAAAAAGGCCACAAACCAACTCCCGCAGGAACAGTCCTGCACACATGGCGAGGTAGCTCAGTTGGTTAGAGCATGCGGCTCATATCCGCAGTGTCGGGGGTTCAATTCCCTCCCTCGCTACCATGTTTATCAAAGCCCCTTTCACGGGGCTTTTTTCTTTTTGTCCGTTCTCAGCTGCCGTCCGCTTCCGCGCCGTCTTGTCCTTACGTTATTTACCCTCAGTTGTTTTATGCCGGAATATCATTTCCGCCCTGCTGTCAGCTATCTATATTGATGGCATGATTGCTCCTGATTTCAAGCCGTTTTTTTTAAAGAAAAGCAGAAATTCCTCAGGCGTGTTCACAGCCTTTCTCACGCTGTTCATTCCTGCGGTGTTTCTGTCTGCTCTGGCCATCGCGCTTTTTCTCTATGCGGATATGCAGCACCGGATCGATCTGGAAAAAAGGCAGGAATCCGCCAGCGTGAGCAGCGCATATGACGGTATTTCCATGGAACTGAATATCGTTTTTCAGAGTATACTGAATGCGCTTAACAGAGGGTCTTTGAAGGAATACGCCGCGGTTCCCTCCTCTGAAAATTTTGCACGTCTGGTCTCTGACATGTACTCCTTTGCACTGGATAACAATCAGTTTGACCAGATTCGTATGCTTGATCCCGCAGGCATGGAACTGCTGCGCATCAACCGGAGTGACAGCGGGCCTGTTCTGGTCCCCGAAGAGAATCTGGCTGATAAATCAAGGCGCTATTATTATAAAGATATTATGGAGCTGGCTCCTGACAATATCTACATATCACGTCTGGACCTTAATATTGAAAACGGTGTGGTTGAAGTCCCCTACAAGCCTATCATCCGTATCGGGACAAAGCTGCTGGACAGAAGCGGCAAACTTCTGGGTATCATGGTTTTTAATTACCTTGCGGATAATATGCTGAACGGCGCCTGGATGCTGCGCAGCTCCGATCAGGGTGTGCTGATGCTGCTGGATCATGAGGGATACTGGTTGCAGTCGGATACCCCTTCGCAGCACTGGGGGTTCATGTTCGGTGATACGCTGGGTATTAATTTTGCCCAGCGGCATCCGGGGGTCTGGCAGCAGATGCTGCAGACGGGCTCCGGGCAGATCGCCACCTCTGACGGGGTGTTTACGTATGCAGCCGTCGCGGCCTCTCCGGCTGGCCACACCATCTATTCCTACAAGCAGATACATGTGCCGGATAAGTATCTGCGCGACTGGTTCATTGTTTCCTACATGCCTTTTCCGTCCATGACGGAGTTTTTGTGGGCGGAAGGACTGCCCTACTCCATGGCATTTTTTCTTGTATGTCTGCTGAGCATGGTCGGGACATTCATGCGGGCTGGTTTTCTGCAGGAGCGCAAAGAGGCGGTGCTTGCTTTGCGGAAAAGCGAAGAACGTTTCAGAGGGATTGTCGAAACTTCGCACGACTGGATATGGGAGATGGATCTGAGCGGGTGGATTACCTATTCAAGCCCGCGCATACGGGAAATACTGGGATACAGTGTGGAAGAGGCATACGGGAAGCGTATTTTTGACCTTATGTCCTACAATGATGCCCGCACCGCATGGGGGCATTTTATGAAAGCAGTGGAAAACGCCGCCGCCGTTGAACACCACGAAAACGCTTTTCAGCATAAGGCCGGCCTGCGGGTGGTGCTGGAATCGAACATGGTGCCCATGGAAGGTGACTCCGGAGAACTGCTGGGCTTCAGGGGCATTGCTCGGGACGTTACGGAAAAGAAGATTGTTCTTTCCCAGCTGGAAACGGCGCGTAAAGAGGCTGAAAATGCCAGCCGGGCCAAAGGAGAGTTTCTGGCCCGTATGAGTCATGAAATCCGCACCCCCATGAATGCCGTCATCGGCATGTGCCATCTGGCGCTGAAAACAGCACTTACGCCTAAGCAATTTGATTATCTTACAAAAATACAGTCTTCCGCCAATTCGTTGCTCGGGGTCATTAATGATGTTCTTGATTTTTCAAAAATCGAGGCCGGCAAACTGGATATGGAGCGCGTGCGGTTTAACCTGGAAACCACTTTGACAAATGTGGCCAGTGTCAATTCCATTGCGGCATCAGATAAAGGTCTGGAGTTTCTGCTTGATATGGGCAAAGACGTCCCCCTTGATCTTGTGGGAGACCCGCTGAGGCTGGGGCAGGTACTGACTAATCTGGTAAGCAATGCCATCAAATTTACATCCAGTGGAGAGGTCATTGTTTCTGTCAAGCTTGTTAAAGGCTCTGGTGAAAAGTCCCGCATCCGTTTTGCCGTCAAAGACAGCGGCATAGGCATCAGCAGCTCTGATCTGGCAAAGCTGTTCAACCCGTTTTCTCAGGCCGATGGCTCGATTACCCGAAAGTACGGCGGAACGGGGCTCGGGCTGAGTATCAGTAACAAGCTTGTCCAGCTGATGGGCGGCGAGATGCATGTTGAAAGTGAACCCGGCCGCGGCAGCATTTTTTCTTTTGAGCTGGAGTTTGAGCGGCACAGAACAGATTCCGCCGCAGAGCACCTTTCATTTACCGGTCTTGAAGGCACTCGGGTGCTTGTGGCCGACGACAACTTTACATCGCGCGCCATTCTTAAAGAGGTTCTGGAGTCCCTCCGCTTTGATGTGACTCTTGCAGAATCAGGTGAAGAGGCGGTCGATCTTGTTCAGAAAACAGCCGAACCCTTCAAGGTAGTGCTGCTTGACTGGCGGATGCCCGGTCTGGACGGTCTGGCGTGTGCACGGCATATCAGGCAGCTTGATCTGCCGGTGCGCCCCACCATTCTTATTATTACCGCTTACGGACGTGAAGAGGTTCTGGGTGAAATTCCGTCAGAGATTATTGACGGGGTGTTGCTCAAGCCTGTTGCCAGATCTCTGCTGTTGAATACCATCCTTGATGCCCTTCCGGAATACAGCAGCCGCCCCGAG
This window contains:
- a CDS encoding undecaprenyl-diphosphate phosphatase — protein: LTEFLPVSSTGHLIITGYLLEYTGPKAESFQVAIQLGAILAVVFLYKERFAALFRFGTGHGRFSGLRGWYLLALTSAPASVLGLLTHSFIKEHLFGPVTVAWALAAGALYILAVEHKGEGTRYETLDDVSPALALGIGMFQCLALWPGFSRSAATIMGALLLGSRRRLAAEYSFVAAVPIMFAATGYDMYKSYSLFSPADVPFWAVGMLVSFASAWAAVKGFIHLVGRVTFRPFAWYRLALAPVVLLFWS
- a CDS encoding response regulator, with the protein product MFTAFLTLFIPAVFLSALAIALFLYADMQHRIDLEKRQESASVSSAYDGISMELNIVFQSILNALNRGSLKEYAAVPSSENFARLVSDMYSFALDNNQFDQIRMLDPAGMELLRINRSDSGPVLVPEENLADKSRRYYYKDIMELAPDNIYISRLDLNIENGVVEVPYKPIIRIGTKLLDRSGKLLGIMVFNYLADNMLNGAWMLRSSDQGVLMLLDHEGYWLQSDTPSQHWGFMFGDTLGINFAQRHPGVWQQMLQTGSGQIATSDGVFTYAAVAASPAGHTIYSYKQIHVPDKYLRDWFIVSYMPFPSMTEFLWAEGLPYSMAFFLVCLLSMVGTFMRAGFLQERKEAVLALRKSEERFRGIVETSHDWIWEMDLSGWITYSSPRIREILGYSVEEAYGKRIFDLMSYNDARTAWGHFMKAVENAAAVEHHENAFQHKAGLRVVLESNMVPMEGDSGELLGFRGIARDVTEKKIVLSQLETARKEAENASRAKGEFLARMSHEIRTPMNAVIGMCHLALKTALTPKQFDYLTKIQSSANSLLGVINDVLDFSKIEAGKLDMERVRFNLETTLTNVASVNSIAASDKGLEFLLDMGKDVPLDLVGDPLRLGQVLTNLVSNAIKFTSSGEVIVSVKLVKGSGEKSRIRFAVKDSGIGISSSDLAKLFNPFSQADGSITRKYGGTGLGLSISNKLVQLMGGEMHVESEPGRGSIFSFELEFERHRTDSAAEHLSFTGLEGTRVLVADDNFTSRAILKEVLESLRFDVTLAESGEEAVDLVQKTAEPFKVVLLDWRMPGLDGLACARHIRQLDLPVRPTILIITAYGREEVLGEIPSEIIDGVLLKPVARSLLLNTILDALPEYSSRPEQESRIIQIDTAQLRQELADTSVLVVEDNKINRQIAKELLEGVGVRVTLAGDGLEALALVENYDFDLIFMDIQMPRMDGLEACRRIRQLQHKKQPPVVAMTAHALAGDRETSLRAGMNDHITKPIDPDELYAALANWIKRNHAPEGADGIASSAEMELPQPDDAGDDADQPYSSRYADAPLLDFESGLKRIKGNRKLYNGLLREFADEFATYPQTIRQYIGQDMPDEARRVNHALRGVAGNIGAKRLYNISIEISDCLKEQLLECAPLVTELGSSMLMTLREIEHYLETLEAEYAPESGHVSSEGLAEQVEKLRALLKVHDTRALESVEGLKSVLQGSQPDIYDDLVRALNKFDFKAALKLLDRIHLQTEENGMVQ